Proteins from a single region of Segatella copri:
- a CDS encoding methyltransferase RsmF C-terminal domain-like protein, protein MKTLPEDFRTYTQALMGEKLYQRLEHAILGEEAPTSIRINPFKCKDADGEPIPWCPETGRYLSTRPGFTFDPLLHAGLYYVQEASSMFVDMAIRQYVKEPVMMLDLCAAPGGKSTAVRAALPEGSLLFSNEPMRTRSQILAENVQKFGHPDMIVTNNYPRDYKKSKLQFDVILTDVPCSGEGMFRKDEGAIGEWSTQNVNNCWQLQREIVSDIWNCLKPGGILIYSTCTFNAHEDEENVDWICEELGAEVMALEGVEDTWNITRNLTGSDFPVYRFIPGVSRGEGLFMAILKKEGEWEAGSSAKENRKDKKKKDKKVAKGKGPEIPDGWLKTDTEWIPAESNETVYAIPGRWKDIYDQAEKNLKVLHAGVKLGTDKGKGLIPDQALALSTMLNKDHFPQVELSYDDAIRYLRKEAVNLPADTPKGYVLVTYRQVPIGWEKNIGNRANNLYPQEWKIKSSHGTGELFIVNSL, encoded by the coding sequence ATGAAGACATTACCTGAAGATTTCAGAACATATACGCAGGCACTGATGGGCGAAAAGCTGTATCAGCGTCTGGAGCATGCTATCCTTGGAGAGGAGGCACCAACCAGTATCCGCATCAATCCTTTTAAATGCAAGGATGCTGATGGCGAACCGATTCCCTGGTGTCCGGAAACCGGACGTTATCTCTCTACCCGTCCCGGATTCACCTTCGATCCGCTGCTGCATGCCGGCTTATATTATGTACAGGAAGCCTCATCCATGTTTGTTGATATGGCTATCCGACAGTACGTAAAAGAACCGGTGATGATGCTGGATCTCTGTGCTGCCCCTGGCGGAAAGTCGACTGCCGTAAGGGCTGCCTTGCCGGAAGGGAGTCTGCTCTTCAGCAACGAACCGATGCGCACCCGCTCGCAGATTCTTGCCGAAAACGTACAGAAGTTCGGTCATCCGGATATGATTGTTACCAACAACTATCCCCGCGATTACAAGAAATCGAAATTGCAGTTTGATGTGATTCTTACCGATGTTCCCTGCTCCGGCGAAGGAATGTTCCGCAAAGATGAAGGGGCTATCGGCGAATGGAGTACCCAGAATGTGAACAACTGCTGGCAGCTGCAGCGCGAAATCGTATCGGATATCTGGAACTGTCTGAAGCCAGGCGGTATCCTGATTTACTCTACCTGCACCTTCAATGCGCACGAAGATGAGGAGAACGTGGACTGGATATGCGAAGAACTTGGCGCAGAAGTGATGGCACTGGAGGGTGTAGAAGATACATGGAACATCACCCGCAACCTCACGGGCAGCGACTTTCCGGTTTACCGGTTCATTCCTGGCGTTTCGCGAGGCGAAGGTCTGTTTATGGCGATTCTGAAGAAAGAGGGCGAATGGGAAGCAGGTTCTTCAGCCAAGGAGAACAGGAAGGATAAGAAGAAGAAAGACAAGAAGGTGGCTAAAGGAAAGGGACCGGAGATTCCGGACGGCTGGCTGAAGACTGATACGGAATGGATACCTGCAGAGAGCAACGAGACGGTTTACGCCATTCCGGGCAGATGGAAAGACATCTACGACCAGGCAGAAAAGAACCTGAAGGTGCTGCATGCAGGTGTGAAACTGGGAACAGACAAGGGAAAGGGTCTCATTCCCGACCAGGCTCTCGCTCTCTCTACGATGCTCAACAAAGATCACTTTCCACAGGTGGAGTTATCCTACGATGATGCCATCCGCTACCTTCGCAAGGAGGCTGTGAATCTGCCTGCCGATACGCCTAAGGGTTATGTACTGGTAACCTACAGACAGGTTCCGATAGGCTGGGAAAAGAACATTGGCAACCGTGCCAACAACCTCTATCCGCAGGAGTGGAAGATCAAGAGCAGCCACGGGACGGGAGAGCTGTTTATAGTTAATAGTTTATAG